From one Planktothrix agardhii NIES-204 genomic stretch:
- a CDS encoding putative D-xylulose 5-phosphate/D-fructose 6-phosphate phosphoketolase, with the protein MVSAPDRPMETSNPLSEDELRKIDAYWRACNYLAVGMIYLRENPLLKESLKPSDVKHRLLGHWGSSPGLSFIYIHLNRLIKKYDLDMIYLAGPGHGAPGVLAPVYLEGTYSEIYPNISEDAEGMQKFFKQFSFPGGIGSHCTPETPGSIHEGGELGYSLSHAYGSVFDNPDLISVCVVGDGEAETGALATAWHSNKFINPIRDGAVLPVLHLNGYKIANPTILSRISHEELEALFKGYGYKPYFVEGCDPALMHQKMADILETAISEIKAIQAEARSTGIAKRPLWPMIVLRSPKGWTGPTEVNGHKVEGFWRSHQVPMADVTTNPTHLKLLEDWMRSYKPEELFDANGRLIPELKTLAPQGTKRMSASPHANGGVLRKDLRLQDFRDYGVPVEYPGKSEVENTNPLGKFLRDVMRNNLQNFRVFGPDETASNRLNAIYEVSKKTWMGDFLPEDLDGSELATDGRVMEILSEHTLEGWLEGYLLTGRHGFFHTYEAFAHVIDSMFNQHAKWLDICRNEVSWRSPISSLNILLSSTVWRQDHNGFSHQDPGFLDVVTNKSASVTRIYLPPDANCLLSVADHCLKSTNYINVIVADKQKHLQFLTMDEAIKHCTKGIGIWEWASSDDCGKDPDIPDVIMAGCGDVATMESLAATAILREEIPDLKVRFVNVVDLFKLQPDTEHPHGLSDRDFDSLFTTDKPIIFNFHGYPWLIHKLAYRRKNHANMHVRGYKEKGNINTPLELAINNQVDRFNLVIDVIDRVPKLGSAAAYVRERMKNAIIENVNYAHEHGIDKDEIVNWKWPF; encoded by the coding sequence ATGGTATCTGCACCAGATAGACCCATGGAGACGAGTAACCCTCTGAGTGAGGATGAACTGCGTAAGATTGATGCCTACTGGCGAGCTTGTAATTATCTAGCCGTTGGCATGATTTATTTACGAGAAAATCCTTTGTTAAAAGAATCCCTAAAGCCCTCAGATGTCAAACATCGGCTGTTAGGACATTGGGGTTCCAGTCCCGGGTTGAGCTTTATCTACATTCACCTCAACCGACTGATTAAAAAATACGACCTGGATATGATTTATCTAGCTGGCCCAGGTCATGGTGCCCCAGGGGTATTAGCTCCGGTTTACTTAGAAGGAACCTACTCAGAAATTTATCCCAATATCAGCGAAGACGCCGAGGGGATGCAAAAATTCTTTAAACAGTTCTCGTTTCCTGGTGGTATTGGGAGCCACTGTACCCCAGAAACCCCCGGTTCCATCCATGAAGGAGGAGAGCTAGGCTATAGTTTATCTCATGCCTATGGGTCTGTGTTTGATAACCCGGACTTAATCTCCGTTTGCGTCGTTGGGGATGGAGAAGCCGAAACCGGAGCTTTAGCAACTGCTTGGCATTCTAACAAATTTATTAACCCGATTCGGGATGGGGCCGTATTGCCTGTTCTGCATTTGAATGGCTACAAAATCGCTAACCCCACTATTTTATCGCGGATTAGCCATGAAGAATTGGAAGCCTTATTTAAAGGTTATGGCTATAAACCCTATTTTGTCGAAGGGTGTGACCCCGCATTGATGCACCAAAAAATGGCAGATATCCTGGAAACAGCCATTTCTGAAATTAAAGCCATTCAAGCTGAAGCCCGGTCAACGGGAATTGCTAAACGTCCCCTGTGGCCGATGATTGTATTGCGGAGTCCCAAAGGCTGGACTGGCCCAACGGAGGTCAATGGCCATAAAGTTGAAGGTTTTTGGCGGTCGCACCAAGTGCCAATGGCTGATGTCACCACCAACCCCACCCATCTCAAGTTATTAGAAGATTGGATGCGGAGTTATAAGCCCGAAGAACTGTTTGATGCCAACGGCCGTTTAATTCCCGAACTGAAAACTTTGGCCCCCCAAGGTACAAAACGAATGAGTGCCAGTCCCCATGCAAACGGGGGTGTGCTGCGTAAAGACCTACGATTGCAGGACTTTCGGGACTATGGTGTGCCTGTGGAATACCCCGGTAAGTCCGAGGTGGAAAATACCAACCCCCTAGGAAAATTCCTCCGGGATGTGATGCGAAATAATCTGCAAAATTTCCGCGTATTTGGCCCCGATGAAACGGCTTCTAATCGCTTAAATGCGATATATGAGGTTAGTAAAAAAACCTGGATGGGGGACTTTTTACCAGAGGATTTAGATGGGAGTGAACTGGCAACCGATGGCCGGGTGATGGAAATCCTGAGTGAGCATACCTTAGAAGGATGGTTAGAAGGCTATTTACTCACCGGACGTCATGGATTTTTCCATACTTATGAAGCCTTTGCTCACGTGATTGATTCGATGTTTAATCAACACGCGAAATGGTTGGATATTTGCCGAAATGAAGTGTCTTGGCGATCGCCAATTTCTTCTTTGAATATTCTCCTATCTTCAACGGTTTGGCGTCAAGATCATAACGGGTTTAGTCATCAAGACCCGGGCTTTTTAGATGTGGTAACGAATAAAAGTGCCAGTGTTACCCGAATTTATTTACCACCCGATGCGAACTGTTTATTATCGGTTGCTGACCATTGTTTAAAGAGTACCAATTATATCAATGTGATTGTGGCAGATAAACAGAAACATCTGCAATTTTTGACAATGGATGAAGCCATTAAACATTGTACAAAAGGGATTGGAATTTGGGAATGGGCAAGCAGTGATGACTGTGGAAAAGATCCTGATATTCCTGATGTAATTATGGCGGGTTGTGGTGATGTGGCGACGATGGAATCTCTCGCAGCTACGGCAATTTTACGCGAAGAAATTCCAGATCTAAAAGTTAGATTTGTCAACGTGGTGGATTTATTTAAGTTACAACCCGATACGGAACATCCCCACGGTTTATCCGACCGAGATTTTGATAGTTTGTTTACGACAGATAAACCAATTATCTTTAATTTCCATGGCTATCCTTGGTTAATTCACAAGTTAGCCTATCGTCGGAAAAATCACGCGAATATGCACGTCAGAGGCTATAAAGAGAAGGGGAATATTAATACTCCTTTAGAGTTGGCAATTAATAACCAAGTTGACCGTTTTAACCTGGTTATAGATGTAATTGACCGAGTGCCTAAATTGGGTTCGGCGGCGGCCTATGTCCGGGAACGGATGAAAAATGCGATCATCGAAAATGTCAATTATGCCCATGAACATGGCATTGACAAAGATGAAATTGTGAATTGGAAATGGCCGTTTTAA